From Candidatus Zixiibacteriota bacterium, the proteins below share one genomic window:
- a CDS encoding tripartite tricarboxylate transporter permease: MFEAFVEGLSLILQWKALSLMLVGMGLGFCVGLLPGIGGAATLALMIPFVFKMSPVEAFAFLLGMHSVAATTGDITSILFGVPGEGLSAATVVDGYPMAKRGEAGRALGAALMSSLVGALIGAATLALAIPIVRPLVLTFGSPELFLLSMIGIACITSLSGLTLRGQIRGFAMGLFGLLLSTIGQERQSGSLRFDMGLMYLWEGLDLVPVLVGIFAIPEIVDLAVRGTSIAGDRPAENLNEGVMEGIRDTFRHFWLVVRCSAIGVFVGIMPGAGGGVAQWMAYAHAVQSSRDARDRERFGKGDVRGVLGPGAANNSKEGGDLVPTVAFGVPGSGAMAILLGAFMIMGLVPGPDMLSKHLAVTYSMVWTLVLANIITVALSLAVLNHLAKVTYVRGGLIIPFILLLVFVGSYTANGQIADLIVTFCFGVLGYLMVLWGWPRPPLVLGFVLGKLVETYLFISVSRYGFAWLAHPIVVLLIVLLVIVIVYPFVRERAARAGGGE; the protein is encoded by the coding sequence ATGTTCGAAGCCTTCGTCGAGGGTCTTTCTCTGATTTTGCAGTGGAAGGCCCTGAGCCTGATGCTCGTCGGCATGGGCCTGGGCTTCTGCGTCGGATTGCTCCCCGGCATCGGCGGAGCGGCCACGCTCGCGTTGATGATCCCGTTCGTTTTCAAGATGAGCCCGGTCGAGGCGTTCGCATTCCTTTTGGGGATGCACTCGGTGGCGGCGACCACCGGGGATATCACGTCGATCCTTTTCGGGGTTCCCGGGGAAGGCCTTTCCGCCGCCACGGTCGTGGACGGTTATCCGATGGCCAAAAGAGGCGAGGCCGGCCGGGCGCTCGGAGCGGCGTTGATGAGCTCGCTCGTCGGCGCGTTAATCGGCGCTGCGACGCTGGCGCTGGCCATTCCCATCGTACGGCCGCTGGTCCTTACTTTCGGCTCACCGGAGCTTTTCCTGCTGTCGATGATCGGAATCGCCTGTATCACATCGCTGAGCGGGCTGACTCTCCGGGGCCAGATTCGCGGTTTTGCGATGGGTCTGTTCGGTCTTCTGCTCTCGACGATCGGGCAGGAGCGACAGTCGGGATCGCTCAGGTTCGACATGGGACTCATGTACCTTTGGGAGGGGCTCGACCTCGTGCCGGTGCTCGTGGGAATTTTCGCGATTCCCGAGATCGTGGACCTGGCGGTGCGGGGCACCTCGATCGCGGGCGACCGGCCCGCCGAAAATCTCAATGAAGGGGTCATGGAAGGAATCCGGGACACGTTCCGTCATTTTTGGCTGGTCGTCCGCTGCTCCGCAATCGGAGTGTTCGTCGGCATCATGCCCGGTGCAGGCGGAGGCGTGGCGCAGTGGATGGCCTATGCCCATGCGGTGCAAAGCTCCCGGGATGCCAGGGATCGAGAGCGCTTCGGCAAGGGGGATGTGCGCGGAGTGCTCGGGCCCGGCGCCGCGAACAATTCGAAGGAAGGGGGGGATCTGGTGCCGACCGTCGCCTTCGGCGTTCCGGGAAGCGGCGCGATGGCAATTTTGCTCGGGGCCTTCATGATCATGGGTCTGGTCCCGGGTCCCGACATGCTGAGCAAACACCTGGCCGTGACTTATTCCATGGTCTGGACTCTGGTGCTCGCAAACATCATTACGGTCGCGCTCTCGCTGGCGGTTCTCAACCACCTTGCAAAAGTGACCTATGTCCGGGGCGGATTGATCATTCCTTTCATCCTGCTGCTGGTTTTCGTCGGCAGCTATACGGCGAACGGACAGATCGCCGATCTCATCGTCACTTTCTGCTTCGGCGTTCTGGGATATCTGATGGTGCTTTGGGGCTGGCCCAGGCCGCCCCTGGTGCTGGGCTTCGTTCTCGGGAAGCTCGTCGAGACCTACCTTTTCATATCGGTTTCCCGCTACGGCTTCGCCTGGCTGGCTCATCCGATCGTGGTCCTGCTGATCGTCCTGCTGGTGATCGTTATCGTTTATCCCTTCGTGCGCGAGAGGGCCGCGCGGGCTGGCGGTGGAGAGTGA
- the glmL gene encoding methylaspartate mutase accessory protein GlmL has product MKSPVLLIDFGSTYTKAVAVDPKTAAVLGESRVPSTVESDVGEGLVEALSLLHERHGVFSRRPDSLEVLEECSALASSSAAGGLKMAVVGLVPGLTVEAARAAALGAGARLIGAWSFKLDEAALAEIESRRPDMILLTGGTDGGDSATIVHNARLLARSSLTAPVVLAGNRAAAGEVRSAFESVGKEVRVVANVMPRPGMLDVEPARQEIRRLFMEHIIRAKGLDRIRPWISSVTPTPMAVLEGARIAAEAIGRGELLVVDVGGATTDVHSVGWGKAPGPGLVEAALPEPFAKRTVEGDLGIRCNARTIVERVGWADFEGMLRAAFPQYPWSRERLAAYVDGVSRETARLPEEPWQEAVDAGLARAAVDLAVERHAGRRERIVAREGEAWAYYGKDLSETRTVVGTGGIFVYNPYAAYILGGAPDRSRRAQVLRPANPELYADSSYLLYAAGLLSQSHPEAASRIFLSSTKRLAPLQAGL; this is encoded by the coding sequence TTGAAATCACCGGTCCTCCTCATCGATTTCGGCAGCACCTATACGAAGGCGGTCGCCGTGGACCCGAAAACCGCTGCCGTGCTCGGCGAAAGCCGGGTCCCCTCCACCGTCGAAAGCGACGTGGGCGAGGGACTTGTTGAAGCGCTCAGCCTCTTGCACGAACGCCACGGCGTCTTTTCACGCAGGCCCGACAGCCTCGAGGTCCTGGAAGAATGTTCGGCGCTCGCGTCGAGCAGCGCGGCGGGCGGCTTGAAAATGGCCGTCGTCGGTCTGGTTCCGGGACTGACCGTCGAGGCGGCACGCGCGGCGGCGCTCGGCGCGGGCGCCAGGCTGATCGGAGCCTGGTCGTTCAAGCTCGATGAGGCAGCGCTCGCCGAGATCGAGAGCCGGCGCCCCGATATGATCCTGCTCACCGGAGGCACCGACGGGGGCGATTCAGCGACGATCGTTCACAACGCTCGCCTCCTCGCCCGCTCTTCGCTCACCGCCCCGGTGGTCCTGGCGGGAAATCGCGCCGCCGCGGGCGAGGTCCGCAGCGCATTCGAGAGCGTCGGGAAAGAAGTCCGGGTCGTGGCCAACGTGATGCCGCGTCCGGGCATGCTCGACGTCGAGCCGGCACGGCAGGAAATCCGGCGTCTCTTCATGGAACACATCATCCGGGCGAAGGGGCTCGACCGGATCCGTCCGTGGATTTCCTCCGTGACGCCGACACCGATGGCGGTCCTCGAAGGGGCGAGAATCGCCGCCGAAGCGATCGGACGCGGCGAGCTGCTCGTCGTCGACGTCGGCGGCGCTACGACCGATGTTCACTCCGTCGGCTGGGGCAAGGCCCCCGGGCCGGGGCTGGTCGAAGCGGCTCTGCCGGAGCCGTTCGCCAAGCGCACCGTCGAAGGCGACCTCGGGATTCGGTGTAACGCCCGGACGATCGTCGAGCGCGTGGGATGGGCGGATTTCGAGGGCATGCTCCGGGCCGCTTTTCCGCAATACCCGTGGTCGCGGGAGCGGCTTGCCGCCTACGTGGATGGCGTCAGCCGCGAGACCGCGCGGCTCCCCGAGGAGCCATGGCAAGAGGCGGTGGATGCCGGTCTGGCGCGCGCAGCGGTCGATCTCGCGGTCGAGCGCCACGCGGGCCGGCGGGAGCGGATCGTCGCTCGGGAAGGCGAAGCGTGGGCCTACTACGGCAAGGACTTGAGCGAGACGCGCACGGTCGTCGGCACCGGCGGGATCTTCGTTTACAATCCATACGCAGCCTATATTCTCGGCGGGGCTCCGGACCGAAGCCGCCGCGCTCAGGTGCTGCGTCCGGCGAATCCGGAGCTCTACGCCGATTCGTCGTACCTTCTCTACGCCGCGGGCCTGCTCTCGCAAAGCCACCCCGAGGCGGCTTCGAGGATCTTTTTGAGCTCGACGAAGCGGCTGGCCCCTTTACAAGCCGGCTTGTGA
- a CDS encoding ABC transporter substrate-binding protein produces the protein MIRVCFPVWLCTLFVSLAAGRPALAAPELETLTIGYSSFSGAYVPLWMAVEERLGIKHGLDLKAIYAGRIRPQQLLASGEVPYVVATGTGALTSHVLGVKDQAIILTFINKVGSGLFTRAEIRSAEDLRGKTIATGRPGAFADTMVRYVLRAKLGLVPDRDVRLLPVGEAALTFPALERGIVEAASLTMPYTLVAKKMGYRELIDYDRAGVVYPYNTVTTLRRTPEKNPDLAERLLKTLIEGIHVFKASKQKSLSVMGKYMRGASGEILEETYRYTRPNIEDVPLPSVEVIKAALEILSHQYPQAKQVDPASIIEPSYVRRIEQSGFIRALQRQK, from the coding sequence ATGATCCGCGTCTGCTTTCCGGTCTGGTTGTGCACGTTGTTCGTTTCGCTCGCCGCCGGGCGGCCGGCGCTCGCCGCGCCGGAGCTCGAAACCCTGACCATCGGCTATTCGTCTTTCTCGGGCGCTTACGTTCCTCTCTGGATGGCGGTGGAAGAGCGGCTCGGGATCAAGCACGGCCTGGACCTCAAAGCGATCTATGCGGGCAGGATTCGTCCTCAGCAGCTGCTCGCCAGCGGCGAGGTGCCTTACGTCGTTGCAACGGGGACCGGAGCGCTCACCTCACACGTGCTCGGCGTCAAAGACCAGGCCATTATTCTCACGTTCATCAACAAGGTGGGCTCGGGGCTCTTCACACGGGCCGAGATCAGGAGCGCTGAGGATCTGCGCGGCAAGACCATCGCCACCGGGCGCCCCGGAGCTTTCGCGGATACCATGGTACGGTACGTGCTGCGCGCCAAGCTGGGGCTCGTGCCGGACCGCGATGTCAGGCTTCTGCCGGTCGGCGAGGCGGCCTTGACCTTTCCGGCTCTCGAGCGCGGCATCGTGGAGGCTGCTTCCCTGACCATGCCGTATACGCTCGTGGCGAAGAAGATGGGTTACCGCGAGCTGATCGACTACGACAGAGCGGGCGTCGTCTATCCGTACAATACCGTGACCACGCTGCGGCGCACGCCCGAGAAAAACCCGGATCTCGCGGAAAGGCTGCTCAAGACGCTGATCGAAGGCATCCACGTCTTCAAGGCGAGCAAGCAGAAGAGCCTCTCCGTGATGGGGAAGTACATGCGCGGGGCGAGCGGCGAGATCCTCGAAGAAACCTATCGCTACACGCGCCCGAACATCGAGGACGTTCCGCTTCCTTCCGTGGAAGTAATCAAGGCGGCTCTGGAGATCTTATCGCACCAATACCCGCAGGCAAAGCAGGTCGACCCGGCCTCGATCATCGAGCCGTCGTACGTGCGCCGGATCGAGCAGAGCGGATTCATCCGCGCGCTCCAGCGCCAGAAGTAA
- a CDS encoding NAD(P)-dependent oxidoreductase: MIATSQRRPVFVVEDDSFLRVIKVVLDPAAPAALAAAFTHFCAHDLDFPAWRERVRSRVGRLYPAEVRLARSQADLRASLSGAVGAVVEALAVGADEIAAAGGALALVQKYGTITSRIELSACDRAGVRVLTLRRRANVSAAEQALALMLALARKLPAVANRVSVEQLEDGGFEPTRFDRAHTPNGNWARIGGLRTLYGRRLGIIGLGEIGREVAQRALAFGMEIAYTQRRRLAAAEEERYGAVHCSLAELLETSDCVSLHLPRSAETRGFIGRAELRLIKPAALLVNVSQPAHVDREALLEALSSGRLGGFAMDGFYEEPAGPDDPLLRLPNVIVTPRLGGSPRSNSLDDIEEILVNLSRAV, from the coding sequence ATGATCGCAACCTCGCAGCGCCGACCCGTTTTCGTCGTGGAGGACGATTCGTTTCTCCGCGTCATCAAGGTCGTTCTCGATCCGGCCGCGCCGGCCGCGCTCGCCGCGGCGTTCACTCACTTCTGCGCCCACGATCTCGATTTTCCGGCCTGGCGCGAGCGGGTACGAAGCCGCGTCGGCCGGCTCTATCCGGCGGAGGTCAGGCTGGCACGCAGCCAGGCCGATCTCCGCGCGAGTCTTTCGGGAGCCGTGGGCGCCGTGGTCGAGGCGCTTGCCGTCGGCGCCGACGAGATTGCGGCGGCGGGCGGCGCTCTGGCGCTCGTTCAGAAATACGGCACGATCACGTCGCGGATCGAGCTCAGCGCCTGCGATCGCGCGGGGGTGCGGGTGCTTACGCTTCGGCGGCGCGCCAACGTCTCTGCCGCGGAGCAAGCCCTGGCGCTGATGCTCGCGCTCGCCCGCAAGCTCCCAGCGGTGGCGAACCGGGTGAGCGTCGAGCAGCTCGAGGACGGGGGCTTCGAACCAACGCGCTTCGATCGCGCCCACACGCCGAACGGCAACTGGGCGCGGATCGGCGGGTTGCGGACGCTTTACGGCCGGCGGCTCGGCATTATCGGGCTGGGCGAGATCGGGCGGGAAGTCGCCCAGCGGGCCCTGGCTTTCGGGATGGAGATCGCTTACACGCAGCGCCGTCGCCTTGCGGCCGCGGAGGAGGAGAGGTACGGGGCGGTCCACTGTTCCCTCGCCGAGCTGCTCGAAACCTCCGACTGCGTGAGCCTCCATTTGCCGCGGAGCGCCGAAACCCGGGGATTCATCGGGCGCGCCGAGTTGCGGCTGATCAAGCCTGCCGCGCTGCTCGTCAACGTCTCACAGCCCGCCCACGTCGACCGCGAGGCGCTGCTCGAGGCGCTGTCGTCGGGGAGGCTGGGCGGGTTCGCGATGGACGGGTTCTACGAAGAGCCGGCCGGGCCGGACGATCCGCTGCTCCGGCTTCCCAACGTCATCGTCACGCCGCGTCTCGGCGGATCGCCCCGCTCCAATTCGCTCGACGACATCGAGGAGATCCTGGTCAATCTGTCGCGCGCAGTGTAA
- a CDS encoding tripartite tricarboxylate transporter substrate-binding protein, with amino-acid sequence MKKAGVLSVAFLVLYAGPLWAQADFYAGKTVTVLIGAKSGSLAIGAQIVAHHLGKYLPGKPAVVVQHMPGAAHLLATNHVFNIAKPDGLTILAANPNVAIAQLSKVEQVRFDVRKFQWLGSSGADGVAFSIRADLPYRTFEELKKANRELIAGTTGPGSNAHDFPLLLKEFAGLKLKLVSGYPANSDVLLALERKEVDSWSALATTVKLAADRGVVRPLVRGRVAMPGFENLPVDEDLATSQVGKSLMAIKAIPMAVGRAFAAAPGTPADRLAMLREAFAKALKDPEFLAEGKKAKILFSYIPHEQVLRDFTALMNQTPETLREMGKYIKAEG; translated from the coding sequence ATGAAGAAGGCTGGGGTACTGAGCGTCGCTTTCCTGGTGCTGTATGCGGGACCTCTCTGGGCGCAGGCGGACTTCTACGCCGGCAAAACCGTCACGGTCTTGATCGGCGCCAAGAGCGGAAGCCTCGCCATCGGCGCCCAGATCGTCGCCCACCACCTGGGCAAGTACCTGCCCGGGAAGCCGGCCGTGGTCGTTCAACACATGCCCGGCGCGGCCCATCTGCTCGCGACGAATCATGTGTTCAACATCGCGAAGCCGGACGGACTGACCATTCTCGCCGCCAATCCCAACGTCGCCATCGCGCAGCTTTCCAAGGTGGAGCAGGTGCGCTTCGACGTGCGAAAGTTTCAGTGGCTCGGTTCCTCCGGCGCCGACGGCGTGGCGTTCTCGATCAGGGCGGACCTTCCATATCGCACCTTCGAGGAATTGAAGAAAGCCAATCGCGAGTTGATCGCCGGGACCACCGGACCGGGGTCGAACGCCCACGATTTTCCCCTGCTCCTCAAGGAATTCGCCGGGCTCAAGCTGAAGCTCGTCTCCGGATATCCGGCCAACAGCGACGTCTTGCTCGCTCTGGAGCGCAAGGAGGTCGATTCATGGTCGGCGCTCGCCACGACCGTCAAGCTGGCCGCGGATCGGGGAGTGGTCCGGCCTCTGGTTCGTGGCCGCGTGGCCATGCCGGGTTTCGAGAACCTGCCGGTCGACGAGGATCTGGCGACCAGCCAGGTGGGCAAATCGCTGATGGCCATCAAGGCGATTCCGATGGCGGTCGGGCGAGCGTTCGCGGCCGCGCCGGGCACGCCCGCGGATCGTCTCGCCATGCTCCGCGAAGCGTTCGCCAAGGCGTTGAAGGACCCGGAGTTCCTGGCTGAAGGGAAAAAAGCCAAGATCCTTTTCTCCTACATCCCGCACGAGCAGGTCTTGCGGGATTTTACCGCCCTCATGAACCAGACGCCCGAGACGTTGAGGGAGATGGGGAAGTACATCAAGGCGGAAGGGTGA